In the Deltaproteobacteria bacterium genome, GTGCAGCTCGTGCGCCAGGCGCTGGAGCTCAAGCGGGCGCAATACGCCGCATCCGGCGCCTGAGACGATGCCCGGCGCTCGCGTCTTGCCGCTCGTCCGGCGCCGCACGCGGCCCGCCGGACGAGATGCACGCCGGGTCGCCGTCGTCGCCTTCCCCGACGCCGAGGTGCTCGACGTCACCGGGCCGCATGAGGTCTTCGCCCAGGCGGCGGGGTTCCTACCCGATCGCGCACCGGGCTACACGGTCGAGATCCTCACCAGCGGCGCGTCTCCCCTCGTCTGCTCCTCGGGTGTGAAGCTCGTCCCCGACCGGAGCATCCACGAGGTGCACGGCGGCGTCGACACGCTGCTCGTCGCCGGCGGTCGCGGCGTGTTCGACGCCGTGCGCGATCGGGCCCTGCTGCGCTGGCTGCGGCGCGCGGCGCGCCATGCACGCCGGCTCGCGTCCGTCTGCAGTGGAGCCTTCCTCCTCGCCGAGGCCGGGCTGCTCGACGGCCGGCGGGCCACCACGCACTGGCTGGTGTGCGACGAGCTGGCGCGGCGGTACCCGAAGATCA is a window encoding:
- a CDS encoding helix-turn-helix domain-containing protein; amino-acid sequence: MPGARVLPLVRRRTRPAGRDARRVAVVAFPDAEVLDVTGPHEVFAQAAGFLPDRAPGYTVEILTSGASPLVCSSGVKLVPDRSIHEVHGGVDTLLVAGGRGVFDAVRDRALLRWLRRAARHARRLASVCSGAFLLAEAGLLDGRRATTHWLVCDELARRYPKITVERDPIFVYDRGVYTSAGVTAGMDLALALVEEDHGRELALRVARQLVMFLKRPGGQSQFSAQLAVQAADRDPLRELQAWIADHLDTDLSVPTLAAEVAMSERNFARVFTREVGLTPARFVERARVEGARRRLEESTDGVDAVAAQCGFG